Proteins found in one Paenibacillus dendritiformis genomic segment:
- a CDS encoding cold-shock protein, producing MNYRKKPVEEIPVENTAIWSCTNEDCNGWMRDNFAFDLEPTCPMCSSAMARDMKMLPLLVNTNGDSKAKRSDE from the coding sequence ATGAATTATCGCAAGAAGCCAGTAGAGGAAATTCCGGTGGAGAACACGGCAATCTGGTCGTGCACGAATGAGGACTGCAACGGCTGGATGCGGGACAATTTTGCCTTCGATCTGGAGCCGACTTGTCCGATGTGCTCCTCTGCCATGGCACGTGATATGAAAATGCTGCCTTTGCTTGTCAATACGAACGGCGATTCGAAAGCCAAGAGGTCAGACGAATAG
- a CDS encoding TetR/AcrR family transcriptional regulator produces MRVVKQAEERRNEILDAADELFGQKGFDGTSTNDILEKVGIARGTLYHHFKSKEDIMDALIERYSVRLLGAAQEIAADKSIPVVDRIIRVVMALNISGGSSSKEIMEHIHKPQNALMHQKIQRVIINGVPPILTEIIREGIEQGMFNTPFPYECMEMVVTYANTVFDDDMVQMTNEERASRMQAFVFNTERLLGAQSGSLMHVMQMFGDRNG; encoded by the coding sequence ATGAGAGTTGTAAAACAAGCGGAGGAACGCAGGAACGAAATACTTGACGCGGCGGATGAGCTTTTCGGTCAGAAGGGCTTTGATGGCACAAGTACTAACGATATTCTCGAAAAGGTCGGAATTGCGCGGGGAACCTTGTATCATCACTTCAAGTCGAAGGAGGATATTATGGACGCGCTGATTGAGCGGTATAGTGTCCGTCTTTTAGGTGCGGCGCAGGAAATTGCCGCAGACAAGAGCATCCCCGTCGTCGACCGCATTATCCGCGTTGTTATGGCACTGAACATAAGCGGCGGAAGCAGCAGTAAGGAAATTATGGAGCACATTCATAAGCCGCAGAATGCACTTATGCATCAGAAAATACAAAGGGTCATCATCAACGGCGTTCCGCCCATACTGACAGAAATCATCCGCGAGGGCATTGAGCAGGGAATGTTCAACACACCGTTTCCGTATGAGTGCATGGAAATGGTTGTGACCTATGCGAATACAGTTTTTGATGACGATATGGTTCAAATGACGAACGAAGAGCGTGCTTCACGCATGCAGGCGTTTGTTTTCAACACAGAAAGGCTGCTCGGTGCCCAAAGCGGAAGTCTTATGCACGTTATGCAGATGTTTGGCGACCGAAATGGATGA
- a CDS encoding cold-shock protein encodes MQTGTVKWFNAEKGFGFIEVEGGSDVFVHFSAINGDGFKSLDEGQRVQFDVVQGNRGPQAENVTKL; translated from the coding sequence ATGCAAACAGGTACAGTAAAATGGTTTAACGCAGAAAAAGGCTTCGGCTTCATCGAAGTCGAAGGCGGCAGTGACGTATTCGTACACTTCAGCGCAATCAATGGTGACGGCTTCAAGTCCTTGGACGAAGGCCAACGCGTACAATTCGATGTGGTACAAGGCAACCGCGGACCACAAGCGGAAAACGTAACCAAGCTGTAA
- a CDS encoding ABC transporter ATP-binding protein, producing MKRMIIGDHIVKSFGEGDEKRNVLDGVSVEINEGEFVAVMGPSGSGKSTLMFALSGTDGVDGGKVVVDGRDLSKIGENELSDIRRTKMGFVFQQPTMLKNLNILDNIILPSMRGNRKNAAKITEKARALMKRTGIAELEKRDTTQVSGGQLQRAGICRALMNSPRIIFGDEPTGALNSQSAQEIMDLFSEINAEGTAVMLVTHDAKVAARTERIMFMRDGKIVSDLKLPKFTGTDMDGRIEKVTAKMREIGI from the coding sequence ATGAAGAGGATGATTATCGGTGATCATATCGTAAAATCTTTCGGCGAGGGCGATGAAAAGCGCAATGTTCTCGACGGAGTGTCCGTTGAAATAAACGAGGGCGAGTTCGTTGCGGTGATGGGACCTTCGGGCTCGGGGAAATCAACGCTGATGTTTGCACTGAGCGGGACGGATGGCGTTGATGGCGGAAAAGTCGTAGTTGACGGCAGGGATTTATCGAAGATTGGGGAGAATGAGCTTTCCGATATACGCCGAACAAAAATGGGATTTGTGTTCCAACAACCGACGATGCTGAAAAATCTGAATATCCTCGACAACATCATTCTTCCGTCCATGCGGGGCAACAGAAAAAACGCCGCAAAAATTACAGAAAAAGCAAGAGCGCTTATGAAAAGGACAGGCATTGCGGAGCTTGAAAAGCGCGACACTACACAGGTGTCGGGAGGTCAGCTTCAGCGTGCGGGAATATGCCGCGCGCTTATGAACAGCCCGAGAATTATATTCGGCGACGAGCCTACGGGCGCGCTCAACTCCCAATCCGCGCAGGAAATTATGGACCTATTTTCCGAAATCAACGCGGAGGGTACTGCGGTTATGCTTGTCACTCACGACGCCAAGGTTGCGGCGCGGACGGAGCGTATTATGTTTATGCGCGATGGAAAAATCGTAAGCGATCTGAAGCTTCCGAAATTCACCGGGACGGATATGGATGGCAGGATCGAGAAAGTAACGGCGAAAATGAGGGAAATCGGAATATGA
- a CDS encoding MgtC/SapB family protein, protein MTPADISLVHVVLRMVLAVVLGGFIGLEREKRSQAAGLRTHMLVSLGSALVMLISVYGFPVLDGRGKAQVDVARIAAQVVSGVGFLGAGTIIRNGTSVKGLTTAASLWVSAAIGLACGSGFITAALLGCGLSLVALWVLNQYDIKNRVAHRLHLLEIIADEREGWLTAMTKEVEAQGMSVRSFRMHAVSTARSKSWTRWLQPEREEASASEELDDAEGRDEDEQEPADVAAGCGRYVRIELKVLAEDMKSIAACSELLLAKEGVRDVRLVS, encoded by the coding sequence ATGACTCCTGCGGATATTTCTCTGGTTCATGTGGTGCTCCGCATGGTGCTGGCCGTCGTGTTGGGCGGCTTCATCGGGCTGGAGCGTGAGAAGCGAAGCCAGGCTGCCGGACTGCGGACGCATATGCTGGTTAGTCTCGGGTCGGCGCTTGTCATGCTGATCTCGGTGTACGGATTTCCCGTTCTCGATGGGCGCGGCAAGGCGCAGGTTGATGTGGCCCGGATTGCGGCTCAGGTGGTCAGCGGGGTCGGGTTCCTCGGAGCGGGTACGATTATTCGGAACGGCACAAGCGTCAAAGGGCTGACGACGGCCGCTTCGCTGTGGGTCTCGGCTGCGATCGGGCTGGCTTGCGGTTCGGGCTTCATTACGGCGGCGCTGCTCGGCTGCGGGTTATCTCTGGTCGCGCTGTGGGTGTTGAATCAATATGATATCAAAAACCGGGTCGCCCACCGTCTTCATCTGTTGGAGATTATCGCTGACGAACGGGAAGGCTGGCTGACCGCGATGACGAAGGAAGTCGAGGCGCAGGGCATGTCGGTGCGCAGCTTCCGCATGCATGCCGTCTCGACCGCACGGAGCAAGAGCTGGACCCGATGGCTGCAGCCGGAACGGGAAGAAGCAAGCGCTTCCGAAGAGCTCGATGATGCGGAAGGAAGAGATGAGGATGAGCAAGAACCTGCGGATGTGGCGGCGGGTTGCGGTCGTTATGTGCGAATCGAGCTAAAGGTGTTGGCCGAGGACATGAAGTCGATCGCCGCGTGCTCGGAGCTGCTTCTCGCCAAGGAAGGCGTTCGGGATGTGCGGCTCGTGTCTTGA
- the smpB gene encoding SsrA-binding protein SmpB translates to MGKKTDGKVLAQNKKASHDYFIEDTYEAGMVLTGTEIKSLRLGKANIGDAFATIRNGEVFVHNMHISPFEQGNRFNPGDPTRARKLLLHKEQISKLIGLTKQEGYTLVPLKIYVRNGYAKLLIGLGRGKKNYDKRESAAKRDAQREIQRALREKQKY, encoded by the coding sequence ATGGGGAAAAAGACCGATGGCAAGGTATTGGCTCAAAATAAAAAGGCGTCCCATGATTATTTCATTGAGGACACCTATGAGGCCGGCATGGTGCTCACGGGAACGGAGATCAAGTCGCTGCGGCTGGGCAAGGCGAACATCGGAGATGCGTTCGCTACGATTCGGAACGGCGAAGTGTTCGTGCATAATATGCACATCAGCCCATTCGAGCAGGGCAACCGGTTCAATCCGGGGGATCCGACCCGGGCGCGCAAGCTGCTGCTTCATAAGGAGCAGATCAGCAAGCTGATCGGCTTGACGAAGCAGGAAGGCTATACGCTGGTGCCGCTTAAAATTTATGTGCGCAACGGCTATGCGAAGCTGCTGATTGGCCTTGGACGCGGGAAGAAGAATTACGACAAGCGTGAATCGGCCGCCAAGCGCGATGCGCAGCGCGAGATTCAGCGGGCCCTGCGGGAGAAGCAGAAGTATTGA
- a CDS encoding ABC transporter permease has product MYYRIIRNDILKSKAVTLTTMIFIAAAAMLVSLAAILVVNLSGALDTLMTQAKTPHFMQMHSGELNTARLTSFAEQNSNVDEFQVLEFLNMDGARIIFEDRSLANSVQDNGLSIQSEKFDYLLGLDGNVINVSDGELYVPISYMKDNTTKVGDKAVISGKEFTVAGFLRDSQMNSMLSSSKRFLVSRNDYAELKNHGNIEYLIEFRLKDLSKLSEFETAYASAGLEANGPTITYPLFKTINAVSDGMMIGVVLLVSVLVVTIAFMCIRFTLLAKIEDDYREIGVMMAIGLRISDIKKIYLAKYAAIAAAGCILGFALSFLFKGMLLENIRLYMGESENSSFALLFGIFGILLVFLAIIAYVSGVLRRFRKISAAEAIRFGTSQEKTAGAKRFNLSGNRLFNTNIFLGVKDVLARKKLYATMLAVLVISAFIIIVPQNLYNTISSKNFIKYMGIGNSDIRIDIQQTGNISEKATEIIKTMSSDSAISKYAVLTTKTFKAKTEDGSEERLKIELGDHSIFPVEYAEGRAPAAEDEIALSAMNANELSTKVGEIITLVIEGKEKNLTVSGIYSDITNGGKTAKAVFTDNSADIMWYVICAELSDPSLIDSKVLEYADRFEYAKVSDIDEYMAQTYGSTISSVGKASKSAIAVALIISVLVTLLFMKMLVAKDRYSIAVMKAFGFTNWDIQVQYVSRSVFVLIVGIVLGTLLANTLGEMLAGAVISSFGASTFHFTVNPLAAYLLSPLLMIGSVLIATIIGTSGAGQVKISENIKE; this is encoded by the coding sequence ATGTATTACAGGATAATCCGCAATGATATTTTAAAGAGCAAAGCAGTTACCCTGACTACAATGATATTTATCGCTGCCGCGGCTATGCTTGTTTCACTTGCGGCGATACTCGTCGTCAATCTTTCGGGCGCGCTGGATACGCTGATGACACAAGCGAAAACTCCGCATTTTATGCAGATGCATTCGGGTGAACTTAATACTGCACGGCTTACATCTTTTGCGGAGCAAAATAGCAATGTCGACGAATTTCAGGTGCTTGAATTTCTTAACATGGACGGCGCTCGGATTATATTTGAAGATCGTTCGCTTGCGAATAGTGTTCAGGACAATGGGCTTAGCATACAGAGCGAGAAGTTCGATTATCTCCTTGGTCTTGACGGAAACGTCATAAACGTATCCGACGGCGAGCTTTATGTTCCGATAAGCTATATGAAGGACAACACCACAAAGGTCGGTGACAAGGCCGTAATAAGCGGAAAGGAATTTACCGTTGCGGGTTTTCTCCGCGATTCGCAGATGAATTCCATGCTCTCCTCCTCAAAGAGATTTCTTGTAAGTAGAAATGATTACGCGGAACTAAAAAACCATGGAAATATAGAGTATCTGATTGAGTTTAGGTTAAAGGATTTATCGAAGCTCAGCGAATTCGAAACGGCTTATGCTTCTGCGGGACTTGAAGCGAACGGGCCAACCATTACATATCCGCTTTTCAAAACGATTAACGCAGTTTCCGACGGGATGATGATTGGGGTTGTCCTTCTTGTAAGCGTACTTGTCGTTACAATTGCATTTATGTGCATACGCTTTACGCTCCTTGCGAAAATCGAAGATGATTACCGCGAAATTGGCGTTATGATGGCAATCGGGCTGCGGATCTCCGACATAAAGAAGATTTATCTTGCGAAGTACGCGGCGATTGCGGCGGCAGGCTGCATACTCGGTTTTGCACTTTCGTTTCTGTTCAAAGGCATGCTTCTTGAAAATATCCGGCTTTATATGGGTGAAAGCGAAAATTCTTCTTTTGCCTTGTTGTTCGGAATATTCGGCATACTGCTTGTATTCCTTGCAATCATTGCCTATGTAAGCGGAGTGCTGAGACGCTTTCGGAAAATATCTGCCGCCGAAGCAATCCGTTTTGGCACTTCACAGGAAAAAACCGCGGGCGCAAAGCGTTTTAACCTGAGCGGAAACAGGCTGTTTAACACGAATATTTTTCTCGGTGTCAAAGATGTTCTCGCAAGGAAAAAGCTTTATGCCACAATGCTTGCGGTGCTGGTGATTTCTGCATTTATCATAATTGTTCCGCAGAACCTGTACAACACGATATCCTCAAAAAACTTCATCAAATATATGGGGATAGGTAATAGCGATATACGCATAGACATTCAGCAGACCGGCAATATTTCTGAAAAAGCCACTGAAATTATAAAAACAATGAGCAGCGACAGTGCCATTTCAAAGTATGCCGTGCTTACAACCAAAACATTCAAAGCAAAGACGGAGGACGGCTCGGAGGAAAGGTTAAAAATTGAGCTCGGCGACCATTCCATATTCCCTGTAGAATATGCCGAGGGCAGAGCACCCGCCGCAGAAGACGAAATTGCGCTGTCGGCTATGAACGCCAATGAGCTGAGCACAAAGGTCGGCGAAATCATTACCTTGGTGATTGAGGGGAAGGAAAAAAATCTCACGGTAAGCGGCATTTATTCCGACATTACCAACGGAGGTAAAACCGCAAAGGCTGTTTTCACTGACAATTCGGCGGACATTATGTGGTACGTGATCTGTGCGGAGCTGTCAGATCCATCTCTTATTGACAGTAAGGTTTTGGAATATGCGGACAGGTTTGAGTATGCAAAGGTTTCGGACATTGATGAATATATGGCACAGACATATGGCTCAACAATAAGCTCCGTCGGGAAGGCCTCCAAATCTGCCATTGCTGTCGCGCTGATTATATCGGTATTGGTTACCTTGTTGTTTATGAAAATGCTTGTTGCAAAAGACAGATATTCCATTGCCGTCATGAAAGCGTTCGGTTTTACCAATTGGGATATTCAGGTGCAGTATGTTTCCCGTTCGGTATTCGTGCTGATTGTCGGAATTGTTCTCGGCACGCTTCTGGCTAACACGCTCGGAGAGATGCTTGCGGGCGCGGTGATCTCCTCCTTTGGAGCGTCGACGTTTCATTTTACAGTCAATCCGCTTGCTGCGTATCTGCTTAGTCCGCTGCTGATGATAGGCTCGGTACTTATCGCAACTATCATCGGGACATCGGGCGCGGGACAAGTCAAAATTTCCGAAAATATAAAGGAGTAG